In the genome of Trichoplusia ni isolate ovarian cell line Hi5 chromosome 24 unlocalized genomic scaffold, tn1 tig00002115_group23, whole genome shotgun sequence, one region contains:
- the LOC113506771 gene encoding transmembrane channel-like protein 7, with product MLPDLSENLSNEERTWEEIMQIKAMPVPMNQKRELKARLQNATKLRLQGLEQLQWRQRKAWLRVRGRLRALAARLELWHAPLREIEGNFGTGVVSYFLFLRWLLFLNISISILILLFMILPKTLLNETQYECDDFEPNSTVCCSNYYLSKNETDTNVFLDIIQGTGFMERTILFYGVYSDQIYEYYVNDLLQNQLYFNMPMAYILVAISWVLLSLIAIVKTAAKGFKERLVENEGQFYKYCNLVFGGWDFCIHNDKSAKIKHKALHNEIKGYLEEEKLIEERQLRTRESQIFIYFKRFLINLIVFAILIGSGLLIYFAFNFSTDRLNDGNQQTQLSHDIGNYSNTKAERLTLGLYKEGGMNYVMKQLEVTLLEFLPFLCIVVLNLIVPEVFSYLIQIESYTPAHVLIIMLLRTVLLRLSSLAVLLSQMYIYVRDNGFVCSLTNEDSSKLECWETYVGQQLYKLILTDFAVQFVTTFFINLPRAFLARHTSSRCIKIIGEQDFYLPKHVLDIVYTQTIIWMGSFFCPFLPIIGTIFYFLIFYIKKFTCLINCTPSPVVYKASKSKSLFMSVLLLGFIVSIAPVAYSVAEILPSISCGPYRGYNNVWEFVVETFDGFPFLIRELIFRMGTSTFAVPAFAILLFFLYYYWAVAAANRHMVSVLKNQLVLEGHDKQFLLNRLSAFIRQHQKRCERRNRASFADDDSIRQSSR from the exons ATGCTGCCCGACTTATCAG AGAATCTTTCGAATGAAGAAAGAACATGGGAGGAGATTATGCAGATTAAGGCGATGCCGGTGCCTATGAACCAGAAGAGAGAGCTGAAAGCAAGGTTACAG AACGCGACTAAGCTCCGGCTGCAGGGCCTGGAGCAGCTGCAGTGGCGCCAGCGCAAGGCGTGGCTGCGCGTGCGCGGGCGGCTGCGCGCGCTGGCCGCCCGCCTGGAGCTGTGGCACGCGCCCCTGCGGGAGATCGAAGGCAACTTCGGGACCGGCGTCGTCTCCTACTTCCTCTTCCTCAGGTGGCTGCTGTTCCTCAACATCTCCATATCCATACTTATCCTACTGTTCATGATCCTCCCAAAAACCTTGCTCAACGAGACTCAGTACGAATGCGACGACTTCGAACCCAATTCTACAGTCTGCTGCTCCAATTATTACCTCTCGAAGAACGAAACTGATACCAACGTCTTCCTGGACATCATCCAGGGAACAGGGTTCATGGAACGAACGATACTATTCTACGGTGTATACTCAGACCAGATATACGAGTACTATGTCAACGATCTATTGCAAAATCAACTCTATTTCAACATGCCCATGGCTTATATTCTAGTAGCAATATCTTGGGTCCTTCTTTCCCTAATAGCTATAGTCAAAACAGCAGCTAAAGGCTTCAAAGAACGTCTAGTCGAAAACGAGggacagttttataaatattgcaatttagTTTTCGGCGGCTGGGACTTTTGTATTCACAACGATAAGTCAGCTAAGATTAAACACAAAGCTTTACATAACGAGATAAAAGGGTATCTTGAGGAGGAAAAGTTGATTGAGGAGAGACAGCTTCGGACTAGAgaatcacaaatatttatatacttcaAACGGTTCCTAATCAATCTCATAGTGTTCGCTATCCTCATAGGGTCTGGACTCCTCATATACTTCGCTTTCAACTTCTCCACAGACAGGTTGAACGATGGCAACCAACAGACTCAACTTTCCCACGACATCGGCAACTACTCTAACACCAAAGCTGAAAGACTAACTTTAGGCTTATACAAGGAGGGAGGCATGAACTATGTGATGAAACAACTCGAGGTCACGCTACTCGAGTTCCTGCCGTTTTTATGTATAGTAgtgttaaatttaatagtaCCGGAAGTGTTTAGTTACTTAATACAGATTGAGAGTTATACACCCGCGCATGTGCTCATCATAATGTTGCTACGAACGGTCTTGTTGCGGCTGTCGTCTTTAGCCGTGTTGTTGAGCCAAATGTATATTTACGTGAGGGATAATGGTTTCGTTTGCTCTCTTACTAATGAGGATTCCTCGAAACTTGAATGCTGGGAGACTTACGTAGGCCAGCAGTTGTACAAGTTGATCCTGACTGATTTCGCGGTCCAATTCGTGACAACCTTCTTCATTAACCTTCCGAGGGCGTTCCTAGCGCGACACACTTCCAGTCGATGTATCAAAATTATTGGCGAACAAGACTTCTATCTACCGAAACACGTTTTGGATATTGTCTACACGCAGACAATTATATGGATGGGATCGTTTTTCTGTCCCTTCCTACCTATCATCGGTACAATATTctatttcttgatattttatattaagaaatttaCTTGTTTGATCAACTGTACGCCGTCTCCGGTCGTGTATAAGGCGTCGAAGTCTAAATCTCTGTTCATGTCTGTCCTTTTGCTAGGTTTCATCGTATCCATAGCGCCGGTAGCTTACTCAGTTGCTGAGATCCTACCTTCGATCAGTTGCGGCCCCTACAGGGGCTACAATAACGTTTGGGAGTTTGTAGTCGAAACTTTCGACGGATTCCCATTTTTAATAAGGGAGTTAATCTTTCGTATGGGGACTTCGACCTTCGCAGTACCAGCTTTTGCAATTCtcttgttctttttatattattattgggCGGTCGCGGCTGCTAACAGACATATGGTGTCAGTTTTGAAGAACCAGTTGGTGTTAGAAGGCCATGATAAACAGTTCCTTCTGAATCGTTTGAGTGCGTTCATAAGGCAGCATCAAAAACGCTGCGAGAGGAGGAATAGAGCCAGCTTTGCTGACGATGACTCTATTAGACAGAGTTCtaggtaa